The Miscanthus floridulus cultivar M001 chromosome 7, ASM1932011v1, whole genome shotgun sequence genome includes a region encoding these proteins:
- the LOC136466741 gene encoding 4-coumarate--CoA ligase 3-like, whose amino-acid sequence MGSVDTAVAVPVPVAEPAAEEQTVVFRSKLPDIEINSSQSLHAYCFGKMSEVADRACLIDGQTGASYTYAEVESLSRRAASGLRAMGVGKGDVVMNLLRNCPEFAFTFLGAARLGAATTTANPFYTPHEIHRQAEAAGAKIIVTEACAVEKVREFAAGRGIPVVTVDGRFDGCVEFAEVIAAEELEADADIHPDDVVALPYSSGTTGLPKGVMLTHRSLITSVAQQVDGENPNLYFSKDDVVLCLLPLFHIYSLNSVLLAGLRAGSTIVIMRKFDLGALVDLVRKHAITIAPFVPPIVVEIAKSPRVTADDLASIRMVMSGAAPMGKELQDAFMTKIPNAVLGQGYGMTEAGPVLAMCLAFAKEPFQVKSGSCGTVVRNAALKIVDPDTGAALGRNQPGEICIRGEQIMIGYLNDPESTKNTIDKDGWLHTGDIGYVDDDDEIFIVDRLKEIIKYKGFQVPPAELEALLITHPEIKDAAVVSMKDDLAGEIPVAFIVRTEGSEVTEDEIKQFVAKEVVFYKKVHKVFFTESIPKNPSGKILRKDLRARLAAGVH is encoded by the exons ATGGGTTCCGTGGACACGGCGGtcgcggtgccggtgccggtggcgGAGCCGGCGGCAGAGGAACAGACCGTAGTGTTCCGGTCGAAGCTTCCCGACATCGAGATCAACAGCAGCCAGTCGCTGCACGCCTACTGCTTCGGGAAGATGAGCGAGGTGGCGGACCGCGCCTGCCTCATCGACGGGCAGACCGGCGCGTCGTACACGTACGCGGAGGTGGAGTCCCTGTCCCGTCGCGCCGCGTCGGGCCTGCGCGCCATGGGCGTGGGCAAGGGCGACGTGGTGATGAACCTGCTCCGCAACTGCCCCGAGTTCGCCTTCACCTTCCTCGGCGCCGCGCGGCTgggcgccgccaccaccacggccAACCCGTTCTACACCCCGCACGAGATCCACCGCCAGGCGGAGGCGGCGGGCGCCAAGATCATCGTCACCGAGGCCTGCGCCGTGGAGAAGGTGCGCGAGTTCGCGGCGGGGCGGGGCATCCCCGTCGTCACCGTCGACGGCCGCTTCGACGGCTGCGTGGAGTTCGCCGAGGTGATCGCGGCCGAGGAGCTGGAGGCCGACGCCGACATCCACCCCGACGACGTCGTCGCGCTGCCTTACTCCTCCGGCACCACGGGACTCCCCAAGGGCGTCATGCTCACCCACCGCAGCCTCATCACCAGCGTCGCGCAGCAG GTTGATGGCGAGAACCCGAACCTGTACTTCAGCAAGGACGACGTGGTGCTGTGCCTGCTGCCGCTGTTCCACATCTACTCGCTCAACTCGGTGCTGCTGGCGGGCCTGCGCGCGGGCTCCACCATCGTGATCATGCGCAAGTTCGACCTGGGCGCGCTGGTGGACCTGGTGCGCAAGCACGCCATCACCATCGCGCCCTTCGTGCCGCCCATCGTGGTGGAGATCGCCAAGAGCCCCCGCGTGACCGCGGACGACCTCGCCTCCATCCGCATGGTCATGTCCGGCGCCGCGCCCATGGGCAAGGAGCTCCAGGACGCCTTCATGACCAAGATCCCCAACGCCGTGCTCGGGCAGGGGTACGGGATGACGGAGGCGGGGCCCGTGCTGGCGATGTGCCTGGCGTTCGCCAAGGAGCCGTTCCAGGTCAAGTCCGGGTCGTGCGGCACCGTGGTGCGGAACGCGGCGCTGAAGATCGTCGACCccgacaccggcgccgccctcgGCCGGAACCAGCCCGGCGAGATCTGCATCCGCGGGGAGCAGATCATGATAG GTTACCTGAACGACCCCGAGTCGACAAAGAACACCATCGACAAGGACGGCTGGCTGCACACCGGCGACATCGGCtacgtcgacgacgacgacgagatcTTCATCGTCGACAGGCTCAAGGAGATCATCAAGTACAAGGGGTTCCAGGTGCCGCCGGCGGAGCTCGAGGCGCTCCTCATCACGCACCCGGAGATCAAGGACGCCGCCGTCGTGTC AATGAAGGATGATCTTGCTGGTGAAATCCCTGTCGCCTTCATCGTGCGGACCGAAGGCTCTGAAGTCACCgaggatgagatcaagcaattTGTCGCCAAGGAG GTGGTTTTCTACAAGAAGGTCCACAAGGTTTTCTTCACCGAATCCATCCCCAAGAACCCGTCCGGCAAGATCTTAAGGAAGGACTTGAGAGCCAGGCTCGCCGCCGGCGTTCACTGA
- the LOC136466742 gene encoding probable LL-diaminopimelate aminotransferase, chloroplastic yields MDRRLDEYRRRRQRSLTKTTAGARDHGSSAAISPEHSDDVQAVAMAADPAGAPAITAASSFLSSPPFCLKESMTSLRRPAGRVSVDIRCVSRPPAVDTSYKTNVPRNANMAKLQAGYLFPEIARRRAAHLLKYPDAKIISLGIGDTTEPIPNVITNAMAERAHALSTIDGYSGYGAEQGEKKVRAAIAATYYADLGIEDSDIFVSDGAKCDISRLQVLFGSNVTIAVQDPSYPAYVDSSVIMGQTDLYEQDVQKYGNIEYMRCSPENGFFPDLSTVPRTDIIFFCSPNNPTGAAASRDQLNKLVKFAKDNGSIIVYDSAYAMYISDDSPKSIFEIPGAKEVAIETASFSKYAGFTGVRLGWTVVPKELLFSDGHPVAKDFNRIVCTCFNGASNIAQAGGLACLSPEGLKAMHDVVGFYKENTKIIVDTFTSLGFNVYGAKNAPYVWVHFPGRNSWDVFAEILEKANVVTTPGRGFGPGGEGFVRVSAFGHRENIIEAARRFKQLY; encoded by the exons ATGGATCGACGTCTCGACGAG TATCGTCGGCGGCGGCAGCGTTCTCTGACGAAGACTACAGCCGGCGCCCGCGACCACGGCAGCAGTGCAGCCATCTCGCCCGAGCACAGCGACGACGTGCAGGCCGTCGCGATGGCAGCGGACCCTGCCGGTGCCCCTGCAATCACCGCCGCCTCCTCCTTTCTTTCTTCGCCGCCGTTCTGTCTCAA GGAATCGATGACCAGCCTCCGCCGACCCGCTGGGAGAGTCTCCGTCGACATCCGCTGCGTCAGTAGACCTCCGGCCGTCGACACAT CTTACAAGACTAATGTCCCGCGCAATGCTAACATGGCCAAACTCCAAGCAGGGTATTTGTTTCCTGAG ATTGCCAGGAGAAGAGCAGCTCATTTGCTGAAGTATCCAGATGCCAAGATTATAAGCCTTGGGATAGGTGACACCACCGAGCCCATTCCAAATGTCATAACAAATGCCATGGCAGAG AGAGCACATGCCTTGTCAACAATTGATGGCTACAGCGGTTATGGAGCTGAGCAAGGTGAAAAG AAAGTCAGAGCAGCAATTGCTGCAACCTACTATGCGGACCTTGGCATTGAAGATTCAGACATATTTGTCTCTGATGGTGCCAAATGTGACATATCTCGCTTGCAG GTCCTTTTTGGATCTAATGTGACAATTGCGGTCCAAGATCCATCATACCCT GCATATGTTGATTCAAGTGTTATCATGGGCCAAACTGATTTATATGAGCAAGATGTTCAGAAGTATGGAAACATTGAATACATGAGATGCAGTCCAGAAAATGGATTTTTTCCTGATCTGTCAACTGTCCCTCGGACAGATATTATTTTCTTTTGTTCACCGAACAATCCTACTGGTGCTGCTGCATCTCGGGACCAACTAAACAAATTAGTAAAATTTGCAAAGGACAATGGGTCCATCATAGTCTATGATTCTGCTTATGCAATGTACATATCAGATGACAGCCCAAAGTCTATCTTTGAAATTCCTGGAGCAAAGGAG GTTGCTATTGAGACAGCGTCATTCTCGAAATATGCTGGGTTCACTGGTGTCCGTCTAGGTTGGACTGTTGTCCCCAAGGAGCTCCTTTTCTCTGATGGACATCCAGTTGCTAAAGATTTCAATCGCATAGTCTGCACTTGCTTCAATGGTGCATCAAACATTGCACAAGCTGGTGGTTTAGCTTGCCTCTCTCCAGAGGGTCTAAAG GCTATGCATGATGTTGTTGGCTTCTACAAGGAGAAcactaaaataattgttgacaCATTTACATCACTTGGATTCAACGTGTATGGTGCCAAGAACGCTCCTTACGTATGGGTGCACTTCCCTGGCCGCAATTCTTGGGATGTGTTCGCCGAGATCCTGGAGAAGGCGAATGTGGTCACTACTCCTGGCAGGGGATTTGGACCGGGCGGCGAAGGCTTTGTGAGGGTCAGCGCATTCGGACACAGAGAGAACATCATTGAAGCCGCGAGGAGATTTAAGCAGCTGTACTAG
- the LOC136466744 gene encoding probable small nuclear ribonucleoprotein F, giving the protein MATVPVNPKPFLNNLTGKPVIVKLKWGMEYKGYLASVDSYMNLQLANTEEYIDGQFSGNLGEILIRCNNVLYLRGVPEDAEIEDAE; this is encoded by the exons ATGGCG ACTGTGCCAGTTAACCCAAAACCTTTCCTGAACAACCTGACAGGGAAGCCTGTTATTGTCAAACTCAAGTGGGGTATGGAGTACAAAG GTTATCTTGCTTCGGTAGACTCCTATATGAATCTCCAG CTTGCCAACACTGAGGAGTACATTGATGGGCAATTCTCTGGAAACCTGGGAGAGATTCTAATCAG GTGCAACAACGTTCTGTATCTCCGAGGCGTTCCAGAGGATGCAGAGATAGAGGATGCAGAGTGA
- the LOC136466743 gene encoding fasciclin-like arabinogalactan protein 3, translating into MAPFLLVLLAILLPAPPSLGAGYGEGTGTIDITKILPGFPEFSNFSAMLTETNVALGINSRDKVTVLAPNNTAVAAAFGGVPKIPRSFLADLLALHVVLDYIDEPRLGALKRGRVGQGSVVTTLLQGMRAVSRGTGFLRVYSGRDGRATISSAAPAGLRNATVERVVAAQPYSLAVLQVSGFVVPPGVRLPKPFPPPRARHMAAPPGQGRG; encoded by the coding sequence ATGGCGcccttcctcctcgtcctgcTCGCCATCCTCCTCCCCGCGCCGCCCAGCCTCGGAGCAGGCTACGGGGAGGGCACGGGAACCATCGACATCACCAAGATCCTCCCCGGCTTTCCGGAATTCAGCAACTTCAGCGCCATGCTCACCGAGACCAACGTCGCGCTCGGCATCAACAGCCGCGACAAGGTCACCGTGCTCGCGCCCAACAACACGGCCGTCGCCGCGGCGTTCGGCGGCGTGCCCAAAATCCCGCGCTCGTTCCTGGCGGACCTCCTCGCGCTCCACGTTGTGCTCGACTACATCGACGAGCCCAGGCTGGGAGCGCTGAAGCGCGGGCGCGTGGGCCAAGGCTCCGTGGTCACCACGCTGCTGCAGGGCATGCGCGCCGTTTCGCGGGGCACCGGCTTCCTCCGCGTCTACTCCGGGCGCGACGGGCGCGCCACGATCTCCTCCGCCGCGCCCGCGGGGCTCCGGAACGCCACCGTCGAGAGGGTGGTCGCCGCGCAGCCGTACAGCCTGGCCGTGCTGCAGGTGAGCGGCTTCGTCGTCCCACCGGGCGTCAGACTCCCGAAGCCGTTTCCACCACCAAGGGCGAGGCACATGGCAGCGCCACCGGGCCAAGGACGCGGTTAA
- the LOC136465238 gene encoding uncharacterized protein, translated as MRARARAGPAQGSRSCLGRCSGPWAGTARPGLRQPARQRPGHPPPPPHSSSPPQGPRPNVAGPPSLPPPSAYKSARAGSTPQQASSPSPRLARPPSPFPTRAVPLSHTRKLAPPSFLLHSAAEVRRRGLGAPHLPTSSCSTRPNPPRWHPPSPPASCPCYTRVRGRRLQPDPPRVRGVELGSSSSVERAALLHPPPGSCRRIRRSPPARHLPRLEQLAPTASPRL; from the coding sequence ATGCGGGCTCGGGCTCGGGCTGGCCCGGCCCAAGGGAGCAggtcgtgcctgggccgctgctcagggccgtgggctggcacggcacggcccggcctgCGTCAGCCGGCCCGGCAGCGGCCCGGCcaccctcctccccctcctcactcATCCTCCCCTCCCCAAGGGCCAAGGCCCAACGTGGCCGGCCCACCTTCCCTGCCTCCCCCCTCCGCATATAAAAGCGCACGGGCCGGCTCCACACCACAACAAGCAAGCTCGCCCTCGCCTCGCCTGGCTCGCCCTCCGTCCCCCTTTCCCACACGCGCCGTCCCCCTTTCCCACACGCGCAAGCTCGCTCCTCCGTCCTTTCTTCTCCACTCCGCCGCTGAGGTGCGCCGCCGTGGGCTCGGGGCTCCTCACCTCCCTACCTCTTCTTGCAGCACGCGGCCGAATCCTCCTCGGTGGCATCCACCGTCACCTCCCGCGAGCTGCCCCTGCTACACGCGGGTGCGCGGCCGCCGCCTCCAGCCGGATCCGCCTCGGGTGCGCGGCGTCgagctcggcagcagcagcagcgtcgaGCGGGCGGCCCTCCTCCATCCTCCTCCTGGCTCCTGCCGCCGGATCCGGCGGTCGCCGCCAGCCCGCCACCTCCCACGACTCGAGCAGCTTGCGCCGACGGCCTCCCCTCGCCTCTAG
- the LOC136462881 gene encoding uncharacterized protein isoform X1, producing the protein MKISTAAGDPSPRPPPGGWLSGLVSGAGRLLAAVLDPESSASDTTPSSPESSQSPPRRDQATADHGIGKCFPSDNHQLNLSGKEIVLKDSGEGSLAIVSEIDPKDAVKQLLMQETYSRSECDALIKIIQERVVDSDDEPAAILPIAWQANTQQHPVAYSSSPNTAVPAVSNPANCPVFDNIVEKEWLKKSSAVAEGPCINSHDRIQRAVKRSYSPGDIFEDARRIRPKRNKSNSLRNHGVSSKEVTANATNAPMGLPEDVRTLFKDIPLLGTNNLTFSDLASKGVFDDEPSAVAAAAQHFTSTSCQADWDKCGSGMSYPYSSRNQPEMSRVKAELLDVPVPLETDMTHLVQKNTLTVRNGSCSASNKTEFQGGIEAAPSSSMGLQTEKSSRNCSRGFNLQNSIPTKTRSPARRARPSNNGKTVRSWNGPPQQRNPAAGQESGRVQAKRPVGRPRKEWR; encoded by the exons ATGAAAATCTCCACCGCCGCGGGCGATCcctcgccgcggccgccgcctggCGGGTGGCTCTCCGGCCTCGTCTCCGGCGCCGGCCGCCTCCTCGCCGCCGTCCTCGACCCGGAATCCTCCGCCTCCGACACCACGCCCTCCTCCCCGGAGTCGTCGCAATCGCCACCGCGCCGCGATCAGGCCACTGCcg ATCATGGTATCGGGAAGTGTTTTCCTTCTGACAATCATCAGTTAAATTTG AGTGGCAAGGAGATTGTTTTGAAAGATTCTGGTGAAGGGTCACTTGCAATTGTCTCAGAGATAGATCCAAAGGATGCTGTAAAGCAGTTGCTTATGCAAGAAACTTACTCACG GTCGGAGTGTGATGCATTAATAAAGATAATTCAAGAGAGAGTTGTGGACTCAGACGATGAACCTGCTGCTATTCTTCCAATTGCTTGGCAGGCTAACACACAGCAACATCCTGTTGCATACTCTTCAAGCCCGAACACTGCTGTCCCTGCAGTTTCTAATCCTGCTAATTGTCCAGTGTTTGACAACATTGTTGAGAAGGAATGGCTGAAGAAAAGTTCAGCTGTTGCTGAAGGTCCTTGCATCAATAGTCATGACCGAATTCAGCGT GCTGTGAAAAGAAGTTATTCCCCAGGGGATATTTTTGAGGATGCTCGAAGAATCAGGCCAAAGCGAAACAAATCAAATTCTCTTAGGAATCATGGAG TTTCATCCAAAGAGGTTACCGCTAATGCTACTAATGCACCGATGGGACTTCCAGAAGATGTCAGGACGCTATTTAAAGATATTCCCCTTCTTGGGACTAATAACCTGACATTTTCTGACTTGGCTTCAAAGGGTGTGTTCGATGATGAACCCTCTGCTGTAGCTGCTGCTGCACAACACTTCACTTCCACCTCTTGTCAAGCTGATTGGGATAAATGTGGCTCTGGCATGTCATATCCATATTCTAGTCGG AATCAGCCGGAGATGTCTCGTGTCAAGGCAGAACTTTTGGATGTACCTGTCCCTCTTGAGACTGACATGACACATTTGGTGCAAAAGAACA CACTCACAGTGCGCAATGGCTCTTGTTCTGCCTCAAACAAAACTGAGTTTCAAGGTGGTATTGAGGCTGCACCGAG CTCATCAATGGGCTTGCAGACAGAAAAGAGCTCCAGAAATTGCAGTAGGGGATTCAACTTGCAGAACAGCATTCCGACGAAGACAAGGTCACCTGCCAGAAGAGCTCGTCCCTCAAACAACGGGAAGACCGTGAGATCATGGAATGGGCCGCCACAGCAAAGGAACCCAGCGGCGGGACAGGAATCGGGCCGCGTTCAGGCGAAGAGGCCAGTTGGAAGGCCGAGGAAAGAGTGGAGGTGA
- the LOC136462881 gene encoding uncharacterized protein isoform X2, translated as MKISTAAGDPSPRPPPGGWLSGLVSGAGRLLAAVLDPESSASDTTPSSPESSQSPPRRDQATADHGIGKCFPSDNHQLNLSGKEIVLKDSGEGSLAIVSEIDPKDAVKQLLMQETYSRSECDALIKIIQERVVDSDDEPAAILPIAWQANTQQHPVAYSSSPNTAVPAVSNPANCPVFDNIVEKEWLKKSSAVAEGPCINSHDRIQRAVKRSYSPGDIFEDARRIRPKRNKSNSLRNHGVSSKEVTANATNAPMGLPEDVRTLFKDIPLLGTNNLTFSDLASKGVFDDEPSAVAAAAQHFTSTSCQADWDKCGSGMSYPYSSRNQPEMSRVKAELLDVPVPLETDMTHLVQKNTLTVRNGSCSASNKTEFQGGIEAAPSSHGPMKNNPIHVFPQMKREL; from the exons ATGAAAATCTCCACCGCCGCGGGCGATCcctcgccgcggccgccgcctggCGGGTGGCTCTCCGGCCTCGTCTCCGGCGCCGGCCGCCTCCTCGCCGCCGTCCTCGACCCGGAATCCTCCGCCTCCGACACCACGCCCTCCTCCCCGGAGTCGTCGCAATCGCCACCGCGCCGCGATCAGGCCACTGCcg ATCATGGTATCGGGAAGTGTTTTCCTTCTGACAATCATCAGTTAAATTTG AGTGGCAAGGAGATTGTTTTGAAAGATTCTGGTGAAGGGTCACTTGCAATTGTCTCAGAGATAGATCCAAAGGATGCTGTAAAGCAGTTGCTTATGCAAGAAACTTACTCACG GTCGGAGTGTGATGCATTAATAAAGATAATTCAAGAGAGAGTTGTGGACTCAGACGATGAACCTGCTGCTATTCTTCCAATTGCTTGGCAGGCTAACACACAGCAACATCCTGTTGCATACTCTTCAAGCCCGAACACTGCTGTCCCTGCAGTTTCTAATCCTGCTAATTGTCCAGTGTTTGACAACATTGTTGAGAAGGAATGGCTGAAGAAAAGTTCAGCTGTTGCTGAAGGTCCTTGCATCAATAGTCATGACCGAATTCAGCGT GCTGTGAAAAGAAGTTATTCCCCAGGGGATATTTTTGAGGATGCTCGAAGAATCAGGCCAAAGCGAAACAAATCAAATTCTCTTAGGAATCATGGAG TTTCATCCAAAGAGGTTACCGCTAATGCTACTAATGCACCGATGGGACTTCCAGAAGATGTCAGGACGCTATTTAAAGATATTCCCCTTCTTGGGACTAATAACCTGACATTTTCTGACTTGGCTTCAAAGGGTGTGTTCGATGATGAACCCTCTGCTGTAGCTGCTGCTGCACAACACTTCACTTCCACCTCTTGTCAAGCTGATTGGGATAAATGTGGCTCTGGCATGTCATATCCATATTCTAGTCGG AATCAGCCGGAGATGTCTCGTGTCAAGGCAGAACTTTTGGATGTACCTGTCCCTCTTGAGACTGACATGACACATTTGGTGCAAAAGAACA CACTCACAGTGCGCAATGGCTCTTGTTCTGCCTCAAACAAAACTGAGTTTCAAGGTGGTATTGAGGCTGCACCGAG TAGCCATGGGCCTATGAAGAATAATCCCATTCATGTTTTCCCCCAAATGAAGAGAGAACTGTAG